A stretch of the Filimonas lacunae genome encodes the following:
- a CDS encoding serine hydrolase domain-containing protein, whose protein sequence is MRKIIILLFFWSAPYYANGQLLNKRTTRLLDSMTTAVTGNSYSDIHSILISKDGKLIYEQYFNGWNKDSLHDSRSAFKSITSLLAGIAIDKGLIKDVNQKVYSFFPEYQYFSGNNAWKKDMTIAHLLRMQSGFDCEEFNDGKDCETDMTATKDWVRFSLDLPMKNKPGTDWAYTSCDPMIISGIISRVAKMSVMDFAKKYLFDPMGIRHYRWTIDPSGQGMTAGSFYILPSDMIKIGQMVLQKGWWNGRRIVSAAWLKKSTSTPVPIPDFSFAKFSKSAVTIPQPTYYGYYWYKEEIRTKNFQENVLFASGNGGQYIMLIERLGIVIVFTQGNYQSWKAKKAFDLLARFIIPAFK, encoded by the coding sequence ATGAGAAAAATTATTATTCTTCTATTCTTTTGGTCTGCGCCTTATTACGCAAATGGCCAACTACTCAACAAAAGAACCACGAGACTGCTGGACAGCATGACCACAGCTGTTACCGGAAATAGTTATTCTGATATTCATAGTATTCTCATTTCTAAAGATGGGAAATTGATATATGAACAGTATTTCAATGGATGGAATAAAGATTCACTGCACGATTCCCGCTCGGCCTTTAAATCTATTACCAGCCTGCTGGCTGGTATTGCCATTGATAAAGGGCTTATAAAAGATGTTAACCAGAAAGTGTATTCTTTCTTTCCTGAGTACCAATATTTTTCAGGCAATAACGCCTGGAAAAAAGACATGACGATTGCACATCTGTTGCGAATGCAATCCGGGTTTGACTGCGAGGAGTTTAACGACGGAAAAGATTGCGAAACCGACATGACGGCGACAAAGGACTGGGTCAGATTTTCCCTGGATCTTCCTATGAAAAACAAGCCGGGAACAGATTGGGCTTACACTTCGTGTGATCCTATGATCATAAGCGGGATTATAAGCCGGGTTGCAAAAATGTCTGTAATGGACTTCGCTAAAAAGTACCTGTTCGATCCCATGGGAATCAGGCATTACAGATGGACAATTGATCCCAGTGGGCAGGGAATGACTGCAGGCTCATTTTATATCCTGCCTTCCGATATGATAAAAATAGGGCAAATGGTGCTTCAAAAAGGTTGGTGGAATGGTCGAAGGATTGTGTCAGCGGCCTGGCTTAAGAAGTCTACCAGCACTCCTGTTCCTATTCCCGATTTCTCGTTTGCAAAGTTCAGCAAGTCTGCTGTTACTATTCCCCAGCCTACTTATTATGGCTATTATTGGTACAAAGAAGAGATCAGAACAAAAAACTTTCAGGAAAATGTACTCTTTGCATCGGGAAACGGCGGACAATATATTATGCTGATAGAGCGCCTGGGCATTGTTATCGTTTTCACACAAGGAAATTACCAGTCCTGGAAAGCCAAAAAAGCCTTTGATCTCCTGGCAAGGTTTATTATTCCCGCTTTTAAATAA
- a CDS encoding glycoside hydrolase family 3 protein — protein sequence MKKITVTSAMVLLVMVGMAQNKQAFVKVNNEGGAALGYSPESGVKILTIKGKYFKDLNRNGKLDKYEDWRLPAEERAKDLASKMTVEQIAGLMLYSKHQAIPQLESGSMAGHYHGQPFSKSGANAWDLTDEQKTFLDKDNLRHVLLTKVQSPEVAAKWNNTMQAFVEGVGLGIPANNSSDPRHNAVVTAEYNAGAGGNISMWPDGLAMAATFDPAIVEQFGNIAAKEYRALGIATALSPQIDLGTEPRWYRITMTFGESPALDKDMAQAYINGFQTSYGKEEIKDGWGYNSVNAMVKHWPSGGAEEGGRDAHWAYGKFAVYPGNNLQQHMLPFLDGAFKLNGKTSKASAVMPYYTITYGQDTKYGENVGNGFSKYFITDLLRNKYGYNGVVCTDWLITADEGKTPNQFAGKSWGVENLSIADRHYKVLMAGVDQFGGNNEKQPVLDAYAKGVKEFGEKYMRARFEQSAIRLLNNIFRVGLFENPYRDVAETKATVGNAEFMKAGYDAQVKSVVLLKNKAAVLPVKEHKTVYIPKVYFPAAKDWWGNYTQPHLDYPVSIDLVKKYYNVTDKPEEADFAIVFVNGPQSLEGGYDIEDRKAGGNGYVPISLQYGPYTADSARAQSIAAGDQVIDPTITNRSYKGKTVVAANIMDLRTILDTKAMMKNKPVVVSVTAAKPMVFREFESHVNGIVLNFGVSAQAILDIISGKANPSGLLPVQMPADMNTVETQKEDVPFDMQPHIDTEGNSYDFGYGLDWNGVIKDARTQHYRK from the coding sequence ATGAAAAAGATAACAGTTACTTCGGCCATGGTGCTGCTGGTGATGGTGGGTATGGCACAAAACAAGCAGGCTTTTGTAAAAGTAAACAATGAAGGCGGCGCTGCGCTGGGCTATTCACCCGAATCAGGTGTTAAAATACTGACCATTAAGGGAAAGTATTTTAAAGATTTAAACCGCAATGGTAAGCTGGATAAATATGAAGACTGGCGTTTACCGGCAGAAGAGCGTGCAAAAGACCTGGCTTCTAAAATGACCGTAGAACAGATAGCAGGTTTAATGCTATACAGCAAACACCAGGCTATTCCGCAACTGGAAAGCGGCAGTATGGCGGGGCATTATCACGGACAGCCTTTTTCTAAAAGCGGGGCCAATGCCTGGGATTTAACCGATGAACAAAAAACGTTTTTAGACAAAGATAACCTGCGGCACGTGCTGCTTACCAAAGTACAAAGTCCGGAGGTAGCGGCTAAATGGAACAATACTATGCAGGCGTTTGTAGAAGGCGTGGGCCTGGGCATTCCTGCCAATAACAGTTCTGATCCGCGCCATAATGCAGTAGTTACCGCAGAGTACAATGCAGGGGCCGGTGGTAATATTTCTATGTGGCCCGACGGACTGGCCATGGCAGCCACTTTTGATCCTGCTATAGTAGAGCAGTTTGGCAATATTGCGGCTAAAGAATACCGCGCGCTGGGCATTGCTACTGCCTTATCACCCCAAATTGATTTGGGTACTGAACCGCGCTGGTATCGCATTACCATGACCTTTGGAGAAAGTCCTGCACTGGACAAGGATATGGCACAGGCTTACATTAACGGCTTCCAGACATCGTATGGTAAAGAGGAAATTAAAGACGGCTGGGGCTATAATAGTGTAAACGCGATGGTAAAGCACTGGCCTAGTGGTGGTGCAGAAGAAGGCGGACGCGACGCGCATTGGGCGTATGGTAAATTTGCCGTATACCCTGGCAATAACCTGCAGCAACATATGTTGCCCTTTCTGGATGGCGCATTTAAACTGAATGGCAAAACCAGTAAAGCCTCTGCTGTAATGCCTTATTACACGATTACCTACGGGCAGGATACTAAATATGGCGAGAACGTAGGCAACGGATTCAGTAAATATTTCATTACCGATCTGCTGCGTAACAAATATGGTTACAATGGGGTAGTATGTACCGATTGGTTAATTACTGCCGACGAAGGAAAAACACCCAACCAGTTCGCCGGCAAATCGTGGGGCGTAGAAAACCTTTCCATTGCCGACAGGCATTATAAAGTGCTGATGGCAGGTGTGGATCAGTTTGGTGGCAACAACGAAAAGCAACCTGTACTGGATGCTTATGCCAAAGGCGTAAAAGAGTTTGGTGAAAAATATATGCGTGCACGTTTTGAGCAAAGTGCTATTCGTTTACTGAATAATATTTTCCGCGTAGGTTTATTTGAAAACCCCTATCGCGATGTGGCGGAAACAAAGGCTACCGTAGGTAACGCGGAGTTTATGAAAGCGGGTTACGATGCGCAGGTAAAATCGGTAGTGTTGTTAAAAAACAAAGCTGCCGTGTTACCGGTAAAAGAACACAAAACCGTTTACATACCTAAAGTGTATTTTCCTGCCGCTAAAGACTGGTGGGGCAATTATACACAACCACACCTCGACTATCCGGTTAGTATAGACCTGGTAAAGAAATATTATAACGTAACAGATAAACCAGAAGAAGCTGATTTTGCTATTGTATTTGTCAATGGCCCGCAAAGCCTGGAAGGTGGGTACGATATAGAAGACAGAAAAGCAGGCGGTAACGGATATGTTCCTATCTCTTTACAATACGGCCCTTATACCGCAGACAGCGCAAGAGCACAAAGCATTGCAGCAGGAGACCAGGTTATTGATCCCACTATTACTAACCGCAGCTATAAAGGCAAAACCGTAGTAGCAGCTAACATCATGGACTTACGTACTATACTGGACACCAAAGCCATGATGAAAAACAAGCCGGTGGTGGTATCGGTAACGGCAGCGAAACCAATGGTGTTTCGCGAGTTTGAAAGCCATGTAAATGGCATTGTACTCAATTTTGGCGTATCTGCACAGGCTATACTGGACATCATTTCCGGTAAAGCTAATCCCAGCGGTTTATTACCAGTGCAAATGCCCGCAGACATGAATACTGTAGAAACACAGAAAGAAGATGTGCCCTTTGATATGCAACCACATATAGACACAGAAGGCAACAGTTATGATTTTGGATATGGATTAGACTGGAACGGAGTGATTAAAGACGCACGTACCCAGCATTACAGGAAGTAA